The following proteins are encoded in a genomic region of Chaetodon auriga isolate fChaAug3 chromosome 8, fChaAug3.hap1, whole genome shotgun sequence:
- the stmn1b gene encoding stathmin 1b, producing MSAEMASCEDIQVRELNKRASGQSFELILSPSKSDSKGNLLLSPLKKQTSQDEFQKKMEAAEERRKSQGAEVLKRFAERREHEKEVIQRAVEENCNFIKMTQEKFNQKMEVNKENRTARMAALIEKQREKDKKIENVRRNKEAKKEKEI from the exons ACATCCAGGTGAGGGAGCTGAACAAGCGTGCCTCAGGTCAATCATTTGAGCTCATCCTGAGCCCCTCAAAATCAGACTCCAAGGGCAACTTGCTGTTGTCCCCTCTGAAAAAGCAAACATCACAGGATGAGTTTCAGAAGAAAATGGAAGCTGCAGAAGAGAGACGCAAG AGCCAGGGGGCTGAAGTGCTGAAACGCTTTGCTGAGAGGCGGGAGCACGAGAAGGAGGTCATCCAGAGGGCCGTAGAGGAGAACTGCAACTTTATCAAGATGACACAAGAGAAATTTAATCAGAAGATGGAGGTGAACAAAGAGAACCGCACTGCAAGGATGGCAGCTCTCAttgagaaacagagggagaag GACAAGAAGATCGAAAACGTGAGGAGGAACAaggaggcaaagaaagaaaaggagatttAA